One part of the Rickettsia akari str. Hartford genome encodes these proteins:
- the mutL gene encoding DNA mismatch repair endonuclease MutL: MTIKFLSENTINRIAAGEVIERPASVVKELVENAVDAGSTKIDIILERAGKNLIIISDDGIGMTDKELEIAVERHTTSKLDESDFLNIHTFGFRGEALPSIAAISKMLITSKKQGYDKAFQIKLIGGNEKQVTISVHNEGTKIEIRDLFFATPARLKFLRSDKTELVATVDVVKKIALAHPKISFSLTHDDRNLLKFKGHNKDVETNLKQRIIDVIGDDFIKNAAYIDFKTPDFSICGYTSIPTYNRASSEDQFLFINNRPVKDKLLQVALRVAYQDYLARDRYPLCAIFLQIDPQLVDVNVHPAKAEVRFHDPNYVRNLLIEAIKNALTNTSHVTSTTIASDALQLFKNHLVNKQPSVSKAVSVNSKPTDYRPAMSPSFKSTPNTDCQKLIDTLPHAKIEQEVERRIEREQQAHKQYKLGAAKAQLHTTYIISQTEDSIVITDQHAAHERLGYEKIKDYLKTEELIRQRLLIPEIVELPNERNADSLYENREKLYKLGLTLEKFGEKSIIVTEIPNILGDVNVQKLIHDLADHLSDFGENIALTELIEHVTETYACHYSIRAGRKLSADEMNALLRQMENTPFSGQCNHGRPTYIELKLKDIERLFGR, translated from the coding sequence ATGACTATCAAATTTCTTTCAGAAAATACTATAAACCGAATTGCTGCCGGTGAGGTTATAGAAAGACCCGCATCGGTAGTAAAGGAATTAGTTGAAAATGCTGTTGATGCTGGTAGTACAAAAATAGATATTATTTTAGAACGTGCCGGTAAAAATCTAATCATTATTTCCGATGACGGTATCGGTATGACTGATAAGGAATTAGAAATTGCCGTTGAACGTCACACAACTTCTAAGCTTGATGAAAGCGATTTCCTAAATATTCATACTTTCGGTTTTCGAGGTGAAGCATTGCCGTCTATTGCTGCCATTAGCAAAATGCTAATTACTTCTAAGAAACAAGGGTATGACAAAGCATTTCAGATTAAGTTAATCGGTGGTAATGAAAAACAAGTTACTATTTCTGTTCATAATGAAGGTACTAAAATAGAGATACGTGATTTATTTTTCGCAACACCTGCACGTTTAAAATTTCTTAGATCCGACAAAACTGAGCTTGTAGCAACAGTAGACGTGGTTAAGAAAATCGCTCTAGCACATCCTAAAATTTCTTTTAGCTTAACGCATGATGACAGAAATCTGTTAAAGTTTAAAGGACACAATAAAGATGTAGAAACTAACCTAAAACAGCGTATAATTGATGTAATAGGTGATGATTTTATAAAAAATGCTGCTTATATAGATTTCAAAACTCCTGATTTCTCTATTTGCGGCTATACTAGTATCCCGACATATAATAGAGCTTCAAGTGAAGATCAGTTTTTATTTATCAATAATAGACCGGTAAAAGATAAGTTGCTACAAGTAGCTTTAAGGGTAGCATATCAGGATTATTTAGCTCGTGATCGTTATCCGCTGTGTGCTATATTCTTACAAATCGATCCGCAGCTTGTTGACGTTAACGTACATCCGGCAAAAGCAGAGGTTAGATTTCATGACCCGAATTATGTACGAAACTTATTAATAGAAGCGATTAAAAATGCTTTAACAAATACAAGCCATGTTACTTCTACTACTATCGCCTCTGATGCTCTTCAGTTATTTAAAAATCATTTAGTTAACAAACAACCATCAGTAAGTAAAGCTGTAAGCGTGAATAGCAAACCTACAGATTATAGACCTGCTATGTCGCCTAGTTTTAAATCTACGCCAAATACTGATTGTCAAAAACTAATCGATACATTACCGCACGCTAAAATAGAACAAGAAGTAGAAAGGCGTATAGAACGTGAGCAGCAAGCCCATAAACAATATAAACTTGGTGCAGCTAAAGCACAACTTCATACTACTTACATTATTTCACAAACCGAAGATAGTATAGTAATTACCGACCAGCATGCAGCACATGAACGTTTAGGATATGAAAAAATAAAAGATTACCTTAAAACGGAAGAGTTAATAAGACAGCGTTTGCTTATTCCTGAGATAGTAGAACTGCCAAATGAAAGAAACGCAGATTCTTTATATGAAAATAGAGAAAAACTATATAAACTTGGTTTAACTCTAGAAAAATTCGGTGAGAAATCTATTATAGTGACTGAAATTCCAAATATCCTTGGAGATGTCAACGTACAAAAATTAATTCATGATCTCGCTGATCATTTATCGGATTTCGGTGAGAATATAGCTTTGACGGAGTTAATAGAGCATGTGACAGAAACTTATGCCTGTCATTACTCTATTAGAGCAGGACGAAAATTGTCGGCAGATGAAATGAATGCTTTACTGCGTCAAATGGAAAATACGCCGTTTTCAGGTCAATGTAATCACGGCAGACCTACTTATATTGAGTTGAAGCTTAAGGATATCGAACGCTTATTTGGACGGTAG
- a CDS encoding SDR family NAD(P)-dependent oxidoreductase: protein MKKNEVAKILAELKKLGTSSAFYQGINLVKPEEIRSMFEKIIKEFGKIDILVNNADIQIDRSNMLNTGIIY, encoded by the coding sequence TTGAAAAAAAATGAAGTAGCCAAAATTTTAGCAGAATTGAAAAAGCTTGGTACAAGTAGCGCATTTTATCAAGGAATAAATTTGGTAAAACCTGAAGAAATACGTTCTATGTTTGAGAAAATAATAAAAGAATTCGGTAAAATAGACATATTAGTAAATAATGCCGATATTCAGATCGATAGGAGCAACATGCTGAATACCGGCATTATTTACTAA
- the rpmG gene encoding 50S ribosomal protein L33, giving the protein MAKKNKNVLVRLVSTAGTGVFWVKKRNPKTQTEKLSFRKYDKVVRKHVLFKEEKIK; this is encoded by the coding sequence ATGGCAAAGAAGAATAAAAATGTTTTGGTAAGGCTAGTAAGTACTGCTGGAACAGGTGTTTTTTGGGTAAAAAAACGTAATCCAAAAACCCAAACCGAGAAGCTTTCTTTTCGTAAGTATGATAAAGTAGTTAGAAAACATGTTCTTTTTAAAGAAGAAAAAATAAAATAA
- a CDS encoding SDR family NAD(P)-dependent oxidoreductase: MKDKVAVITGSTSGIGLEIAKHFAKLESKIVINGFEKK; the protein is encoded by the coding sequence ATGAAAGACAAAGTAGCAGTAATTACCGGTTCTACTAGCGGTATCGGGCTTGAGATAGCAAAACATTTTGCAAAACTTGAGTCTAAAATAGTTATTAACGGTTTTGAAAAAAAATGA
- a CDS encoding SDR family oxidoreductase, translated as MGLTKTVALEVTENNITVNAICPGYVNTPLVQNQIADTAKARHISEESALMDVILKSQATKKFVEADEIANLVIFLCDEKASSITGSGLLIDGGWTAQ; from the coding sequence ATTGGGCTTACCAAAACCGTTGCTTTAGAAGTGACTGAGAATAATATTACAGTTAATGCTATCTGTCCCGGTTACGTCAACACACCGCTCGTGCAGAATCAAATAGCAGATACTGCTAAAGCTAGGCATATCAGTGAAGAATCAGCGTTAATGGATGTAATCCTTAAATCCCAAGCTACGAAAAAATTTGTAGAAGCTGATGAAATAGCAAACTTAGTAATATTCTTATGTGATGAAAAAGCATCATCAATAACAGGTAGTGGACTCTTGATAGATGGCGGCTGGACGGCGCAGTAG
- a CDS encoding zinc-finger domain-containing protein — MYKSMEIVNSVDVSVSCHGKEPPYDHPKIYLEIDKEKKEVICPYCSKKFKLVTK; from the coding sequence ATGTATAAATCTATGGAAATTGTTAATAGCGTTGATGTATCTGTATCTTGCCATGGCAAAGAACCTCCATATGACCATCCAAAAATTTATTTAGAGATAGATAAGGAAAAAAAGGAAGTTATCTGCCCATATTGTAGTAAGAAATTTAAATTAGTAACAAAATGA